A segment of the Alistipes communis genome:
GTCCGTAGGAATGGGCTTCGTTCAGGTATTGGTCTATCCACTCGCGGTTGATGCTGTTGCTCCTTGAATAGCGAGATAGCGACTGCATGTTACGGGCGGACTTCTCGAACTTCTGCAAGGTTTCCTCACTGTTGTCTATCAGCACATACTGGTTGTAGATATGGTTGCAGGAGAGCAGAAGCCCCACCGGGGAGGCGAATGACAGTCGGCAGTCACTCCGGTCGGTGGAGAGCTTCTCGTAACGGGTGTCGGTAGCCACCTTGCCCGGCAGGTCTTCCGCGTCGGAGAGGGTGTGCAGACACAGGCGGTTGTCGCCGATGCGCATCTCCCTTGCCGAAAGCTCGATGTCCTGCAAGGTGGTGTCACCTTCCGGCATGAGCGAGAAGTAGCGTTCAATAAGTCCCGTCTTTCCCTCAGTACCCACAATCTCATCGGTGGAGAGGCGGCGCAGCCTGACAAGCCCGCTGTCGTTCATGATGCGCTCGAACTGTTCGCAGGCTTCCAAGAACTTGGTCGTGGTTTCCCTGTCCAGCTCCTTCGGGATGATATGTCCCCGGCACAGCGTGCTGAAATTGCTCTGCATCCGGTTACGCTCCTTTGTTGTCTTGGTCAGGTAGAGGTAGCAGGTGTGTTTCAGGTACGGACGCTCGTTGAAGTGACGCTCGAAAGAGCGGCTTAAAAAGCTCATGTCGTCCTTCTGAAGCTCCGGTTTGTAGCGTTCCTTGATGAACCAGTCCTGTTTGTGGACGACGGAGTAGTCCGGCAGCACCTTGATAGCCTTGCACCAGCAACTGTGTATCGCCTCGTACTCCGCACCCGTCACGGTGTAAAGTTCCGGTAGTTCCACCTCGAAAGCCACCGTGATGTCGGCGTCCTTTGAGATGATGCAGCCATGCTCCACCGCTAAAAGTGGGAACCTGTTTTCCAGTGTTGTCATTTTCGATGTATTCCTCATTGTCTTTCTTCCTTTCGTTGTCGTTTGAACAGACGGGTTATCCGCCGCCGGTTGATAAGGTATCGGGGATGGCTCCGTGCCGCTCCTAATTTCATCAGCCCGTGTTCACCGTACCGGGCGTTCAGCGCGAAGGTCTGCCATACAAGGAGGGAGGACGATGCCGCGCCGAAGCCGATACATATCCACTGGTCGATACCGACCATGTAGAGGATGACGAACAGGACGAAGAGAGCCAGCAGACCTCCGCAGAAGATGAAGAGGTACTGTGCCTTCAAGCCCTTGAACTCTACCGGACGGCCGATACCCTTGTTGATTGGGTATTCAGCCATACATTATTTATTAAAGGAAGAATGAGCGCAGGATGGTGGCGGCAACAATCAGGAAGATGCACGCGCCGAACCACGAGGCGGCTGTCTTGCTGGTGTCGGGGTCGCCCGATGAAAACTTGCCGTACACTTTTACGCCCCCGATAAGCCCGACGACTGCACCGATGGCGTATATCAGTTTAGTTCCGGGGTCGAAATAAGAACTCACCATAGAGGTGGCTTCGTTGATGCCCGCGATGCCGTTTCCCTGCGCGAAAGCGGAGGCGGTTGCGGCGATGACAAGTGCCGCGGAGAGGATTGCTTTTCTGTTTTTCAAGATGTTCTTGTTCATAAACTGTTCTTGTTTTTTGCCGTCAAAAGGGTGGATGGTCCTTTGTCGGGCGGTTGATACTTTGTTTCTTTACTTTGGTTTTAGTGGATGCCCGTTTGTTTCCACGGACGTGGGCGTGTCCGTTGCGGATGGGGATGCGCCTTGCGTTTCCTCGCCGCGTGGGTTGATGTCATTCTTTCATGTTCATTTCTTTTATTGTTGTCATACATAGTTGCGAATGTCGAACTCCTCGATGTTGTCCGGCACGACGAACTCCTTTTCAGATTTCTTCAGCCGAATCTCGATAAGCCCCTTGATGCGGATGCCTATCTCCGAAGAGCCTTCCATCATTTTCTCGTACAACTCCGTGCCCTCCATGTCGGTGAACACCTTAGCCGCCTTTTCACGTTCCGCCTGTGTCGCGTCCGGGTTTTTGGCGGTCTTGCAGGCGTCGTCAATCTCGTCAAAGCTGCTGCCCGAAGCCCGTGGCGTGTCCGAGGCGTCCTCTTCCGGTTCGTCGTCCCCGTATCCCAGTTCCTCCGGCGGTATGCTCGTGAAGGTCTCATCGAGTTTTTCCTCCGGGACTTGTGCCGGGCGGGATGCGTTTCCCGTTTTTCCGTCGTCAAAAGTAGCCTCTTCCTCCGACAGCTCAATGCCTTTTTCAATAGTGGCGGCTTCTTGCGTCGGTATGGCAGCGGTTGTCCGGGTGGATGCCATCCTGAAACGGCTCTTGCCGATGATGTCCGCCTTTTCCGCAGGGACTTCCTCGTGTGCCGCTATGCGTTTAGCCTCATTCCCGTCCAGTGACCGCCATAATCCGACAATGCCCTTGAAGAAGCGGACAATCCGCGTGTCCATGATGCGCTCGTAAAGGAGCAGGAACAGGAACCAGAGGTTGCAGCCGACCGATACCGCCAGCAGAATGTCTGTCATGCTGATTGTGTAATTCATATCCTTCCGTTTTTGGTTAGAATACTGAATTGTAATTTCGGGCATAAAGGCTCTTTATCGCATCTTCGCACTGGTTGAAGTGGTGCGTCAGCACATGGTCGATGTAAGCGGACAGCGTAAGCCGGTCATGCCCGATTACACGGGTGATACGCATGATACGCTCGTGGTACTCCGGGCGCACATACGCCATCTTCCCCTCACGTGCCTTTACTTCCGGGTCGCGGATGAACAGGCGTTCATAGTCCTTCTCACTGCATTTGCCGCTTACCGGGACAGGCGACAGTATTTCCACACTCGCCTGCACTTGGGTAAACATACCTCCGCAGTCTTGCTGTGGTCTTTTTTCATTCGGTGTCATTTCTTTTTCCATTTTCAAATCAGATCTTCACGTTGTTTCTTGTACAGTTCGTTGATTCTCTCCTTGTGCTGTTCCAGATGCTGGCGCAGCACGGTATCCACATATCCGCCTACTGAGATTTCCCCTCCGGCGATGTCGTTCACGATTCTGAGGATCTTGCCGTGGACGTCACGGCTGATATAGACACATTGGCGGGTCTTTATCTCGTTGCGGCGCAGGAATAGCTCGTTGTAGTCCTCGTCCTGCCTTTTCCGGCGTCCACTTTCCCTCTGCGCTTTTTCCCGTGTTACGGGTTGCACAGGAGATGGTTCCGGTGCGGCGGTGTCCTCTTCGGTCGGTGCAGCTGCGGGTACTTCCTGTGCGGGGCGCAGTGTCCCGTCCTGTGTGCGCCGCCCGATGGAGGCTAACAGCAGTTCCTCGTCGATGCCTTCCGTGTTCACTTTCCTGCTGCCCATGCTCACTGCGGTCTGATGATGTCGCTTATCTCTTCGGAAAACTCCCGGATGCCACTCCCTTTCAGCAGTGCCGTGTCCATCGGGAAGATGGTGGAGCGGAAAACGCTCTTGCGCTCTTCCGAAAGGTCACGGCGGAACTTCTTGCTGTCGGGCAAGCGGGTGGAAAGTACCGGAAAGCCCATTTCGGCTATCACTTCCTCGTAGATGCCGTACAAGTCGTTCCTCTCCCTGCCGTCCACCATCGTCCAGAACAGATGCAGCCCCTTTGTTTTCGCCTGTCCGGTAGTCATCAGCCTGTCGCGGAACATCGTGACGAATTTCAGGGTACTCTCCACGACAAAGCGGTCGGCACTCAGCGGAGTGAAAATGTAGTCCATCTGCGAGAGCGTCTTTATCACGCCGTTGCTTCGGAGTGTGCCGGGCATGTCGAAGAACACCACGTCGGGTTTCACGTCCTCAGTGGCAATCATCCTCTCGGCATCGTCGAGGGCGTTCACCGCATTGCTTTTGACGATGGTGTAGGCGTTCTTTTTGATCCGGCGGAAATGGTCGCAAGCGAGAGCCTTGAAGTAGGTGCTGCTGTCGATAAGCCCCATTTCGTGTTCGCGCAGCCCGTGGATGCTGTGCTGCGGGTCGTCGCAGTCCACGACGGCGACATTGTAGCCTTTCACGTTGTGCAGGTAGCTGGCGGCAAGTGCCGTGACAGTGGATTTGCCGATGCCACCTTTCTGTGTTGCGAATGCAACGAAGATTTCCTTACTCATAGTTCCATTTATTTTAATTGTTGATGATTTGTTTTTCTGTTTCCATACGGATTTGGCTGTCGCACCATCCGCTTCCGTGACTACACACGCAGGCGGGTCGTCGCGTATCCGGTTCTGTGGTGAAGCGGTGCGTCGGACAAATGGTGATTGACGACATTGCGTCATGAAGTCATTGAATCCATACGTCACCGAATTGTCGGAGAACCGGGTTTCCGACGGTTCGGGTATCCGTTTCGGCAAGTATCCGAAGAAGCGGATTTCCGGGTATTTGAATGTTCCGTTTATCATATCTTCAAATCGTTCGTTTCTTGAATCATGCTGCAAATAAACAAGTATATTTTGGAACCTGTATCACTTCTCCGGCAAGTGGCGGCACGTTGCGCCGGTTGGCAGTCATTGACCGGGTCAAGCATCTGTCCGATACCGCTTTAAGGGCGTAACTTTGCACCCGGACAGCAGGGTTCGCCGATGACGCGCGGCCCGGAGTCCTGAAAGGTATTTTCCCAATCCGTCCCCTGACGGATTTTTATGTTCACCTGAACATAGCAAGGTATGTTTTCAGCCGCTCAAAATATTTTGAGCATCCCGGAAAACGCCTTGCCTTTGCAGGGGGCGGGCTTTCCCTCCGAAGTCGGGAAGCCTTTCAGAACTGCGGTGCTGTGACCCGAAGCGGCGGCTTATGCCGTCAATCCGCTAAATCCAAAGTAATATGAAAGAGAAAAGGAAAAGCAAAGCAGGGAGAAATCCCAAACTTGATCCGGCGGTGTACCGGTACACCGTCCGTTTCAACGAGGAGGAACACAACCGTTTCCTCGCCATGTTCGGAAAATCGGGTGTCTATGCACGGTCGGTTTTCCTCAAGGCGCACTTCTTCGGGCAACCGTTCAAGGTGCTGAAGGTGGACAAGACGCTGGTGGACTATTACACCAAGCTGTCGGATTTTCATGCGCAGTTCCGCGCCGTGGGTACGAATTACAACCAGGTAGTGAAGGAACTGAGACTGCATTTTTCCGAGAAAAAGGCGATGGCGTTGCTCTATAAACTGGAGCAATACACCGTCGAACTCGTGAAACTGAGCCGTCGGATTGTGGAACTTTCAAGGGAAATGGAGGCGAAATGGTCGCAAAAATCAGTGTAGGAAACTCGTTGTACGGCGCGATTGCCTATAACGGGGAGAAGATTAACGAGGCGCAGGGGCGGTTGCTTACGACCAACCGCATCTACAATGACGGTTCGGGAAAGGTGGACATCAACAAGGCGATGGAGGGTTTTCTCACCTTCATGCCGCCACAGATGAAGGTGGAGAAGCCGGTGGTGCATATTTCGCTCAACCCGCATCCGGAGGATGTGTTGACCGATGCGGAATTGCAGGATATAGCCCGCGAGTATCTGGAAAAACTCGGTTTCGGCAACCAGCCTTATCTTGTTTTTAAGCACGAGGACATCGACCGCCACCACCTGCACATAGTGACGGTGCGGGTGGACGAGAACGGGCAATGTATCAGTGACCGGAACAACTACTATCGTAGCAAGCAGATTACCCGTGAGCTGGAAAAGAAATATGGTCTGCACGATGCGGAGCGCAGGAACCGACGCCTTGACACGCCGCTAAGCAAGGTGGACGCATCGGCAGGTGAGGTGAAGAAGCAGGTAGGTAACACCCTAAAAGCTCTGAACGGGCAGTACCGTTTCCAGACGATGGGCGAATACCGTGCGCTCCTTTCCATCTATAACCTGACGGTGGAGGAAGCGAGGGGCAACGTGCGCGGACGGGAGTATCACGGGCTGGTCTATTCCGTCACGGACGACAAGGGCGACAAGGTGGGCAACCCGTTCAAGTCCTCGCTTTTCAGGAAGTACGTCGGCTATGAAGCCGTACAGAATAAGTTTGCCCGTTCCAAGCTGGAGATCAAGGACAGGAAACTCGCCGACATGACGAAACGCACCGTTCTTTCCGTGCTGCAAGGCACTTATGACAAGGACAAATTTGTGTCCCAACTCAAAGAGAAGGGCATCGACACCGTGTTGCGCTACACGGAGGAAGGGCGCATCTACGGGGCTACCTTCATCGACCACCGCACAGGATGCGTGCTGAACGGTTCGCGTATGGGCAAGGAACTTTCGGCGAATACCTTGCAGGAACACTTCACCCTGCCATACGCCGGACAACCGCCGATACCGCTCTCCATCCCGGTGGATGCCGTGGACAAGGCACACGGGCAGACCGCATACAACGGTGCAGACGTATCGGGCGGAATGGGCTTGCTCACTCCCGAAGGTCCGGCGACCGATGCCGAGGAAGAGGCTTTCATCCGGGCGATGAAGCGCAAAAAGAAGAAAAAGCGCAAGGGCTTGGGTATGTAATCAGAGTATCAACAATTAAAAATCAATGTATGTCACAACAAGAAGACGATTTGAGGGCATTGGCGAAAATCATGGATTTTCTGCGTGCCGTGAGTATCATTTTGGTGGTCATGAACGTGTACTGGTTTTGTTACGAAGCCATCCGGCTGTGGGGCGTGAACATCGGTGTGGTGGATAAAATCCTGATGAACTTCGACCGCACGGCGGGGCTGTTCCGTTCCATTCTGTACACGAAGCTGTTCGCCGTCCTGTTGCTTGCGCTGTCGTGCTTAGGAACGAAAGGTGTCAAGGGCGAGAAAATCACATGGCGTAAAATCTGGACGACACTCGCCGCCGGGTTCGTGCTGTTTTTCCTGAACTGGTGGATACTGGCTCTGCCGCTGCCGGTTGAAGCGGTGACGGGGCTGTATATCCTTACCATCGGTACGGGCTATGTCTGCCTTTTGATGGGCGGTCTGTGGATGAGCCGTCTGTTGAAACACAATCTGATGGAGGATGTTTTCAACAACGAGAACGAGAGTTTCATGCAGGAAACAAGGCTCATCGAAAGCGAGTATTCGGTCAATCTGCCGACACGTTTCTATTACAGGAAACGCTGGAACAACGGTTGGATCAATGTAGTTAATCCCTTCCGTGCGTCCATCGTGTTGGGTACGCCGGGCAGCGGAAAGTCATACGCCGTTGTAAACAATTTTATCAAGCAACAGATTGAGAAGGGCTTTAGCCAATACATCTACGATTTCAAGTATCCCGACCTTTCGACCATCGCATATAACCATCTGATGAATAATCCGGAGGGCTACAAGGTGAAGCCGAAATTCTATGTAATCAACTTCGACGACCCGCGACGCTCACACCGTTGCAATCCCATTCACCCGGATTTCATGGAGGATATTACAGACGCTTACGAGAGTGCCTATACAATAATGCTCAACCTCAATAAAACGTGGGTGCAAAAGCAGGGCGACTTCTTCGTGGAGTCACCTATCATTTTGTTCGCCAGTATTATATGGTATCTTAAAATCTATCAGAACGGGAAGTATTGCACGTTTCCCCATGCCATCGAGTTTTTGAACCGCCGCTACGAGGATATTTTTCCGATACTGACTTCCTATCCCGAACTGGAGAATTACCTTTCCCCGTTCATGGATGCTTGGCTCGGAGGGGCTGCGGAGCAGCTCATGGGGCAGATAGCGTCGGCAAAAATTCCGCTGTCGAGGATGATTTCACCGCAGCTCTACTGGGTGATGTCGGACAGCGAGTTTACGCTGGACATCAACAATCCCGAAGAGCCGAAAATCCTATGCGTGGGCAACAATCCCGACCGTCAGAACATCTACGGGGCGGCTCTCGGATTGTATAACTCCCGCATCGTGAAGCTCATCAACAAGAAGGGAATGCTGAAGTCATCGGTCATCATCGACGAGCTGCCCACGATATACTTCAAGGGGTTGGACAACCTTATAGCCACCGCCCGAAGCAACAAGGTTGCCGTGTGTCTGGGATTTCAGGATTTCAGCCAGCTGGTGCGCGACTACGGTGATAAGGAGGCGAAAGTGGTGATGAATACGGTCGGTAACATTTTCTCCGGGCAGGTGGTAGGTGAAACGGCAAAGACACTATCGGAACGGTTCGGTAAGGTGTTGCAGAAACGGCAGTCTATCTCCATCAACCGGCAGGATGTTTCCACCTCCATCAACACGCAGATGGATGCGCTCATTCCGCCGAGCAAGATTTCCGGTCTGACGCAGGGAATGTTTGTCGGTTCGGTGTCCGACAACTTCAACGAACGTATCGAACAGAAAATTTTTCACTGCGAGATTGTGGTGGATGCCGAGAAGGTGAAGCGGGAGGAACGTGCCTACAAGAAAATTCCGGTCATTACCGATTTCACGGACGAGGACGGCAACGACCGCATGAAAGAAACGGTGCAGGCGAACTACCGGCGTATCAAGGAAGAGGTGAAGCAGATTGTGCAGGAGGAACTGGAGCGCATCGCGGGCGATGATAACCTGAAATATCTGTTGCAGCAGAAGTAAATAAAAAAATGAAGAAAGGCTTACCATAAACCTTTCTTCATTTTTTTAGAACTTAAGCATTATCCATACTTACTAAGATTCCGTTTTCCAAAATTTTTTGCAATGGAATTTTCTTTAAGATTTCTTGATAAGTGCTATAGAAGTCATTATCAAGTCCTATATAAACAATATTGTCATGTAATTCTTCTATAACACTAATATGTGAATGCAATTTGCACTTTTTATCAGAACAATCTGATACGATACTTTTAATTCGTTCCAACTTATTTAATAAATCATCATATTGAGATAACCCTTTTGTAGTTGGTTGTATTTGATAATTAGTTTTCTTTGCCGGTTGTATATTATGTTCAGGATCTAATAATACTATGTGAAATATAGAAGAATCCCGATCAAAATAACCTACAATACGCCCCGTACTTTTTGTTATCGAAAATTGCATTATTGGAAAATCTGTCTCATTGTCCAATATTTCTTTTGGTAGCCAATCTAAATCTTTTCGTTGAATAGGAATGTTTTTAGCACTCCAATCTATTGGATGACATCTTAATGCAATACTACCTCTATTTTCTTCTAATACTTCTTGCGGTGTCATAGTACCCAAAGCACCTAATCTTTCAAGAAGCCCAATATGCCATCCCTTAGAACACTCTCCAATCTGAAAATTAGGTATCTGCTTAAAGTAAGAGAAGGAAAAAGTTATCTTCCTTCTCTTTAACTCATTTTCTTGTTCTTTGGTAACTAATGATTTGTTTCCGTATTTAGGAGAATCTGAATTAAGATTTAATAGTTTCCCATTTTTTCCCATAATACTCAATCATTAGTTCTGGAGTAATAACCTTGTCACAACGCTCATTTACATTTAAATCTCCACGTGTTTTAATCCAAGGCATCTCATTGTGGGACAATCGTTCTAATTCAGCACCGCTATATTTAAGATAATTCTCCAATATAAAGTCAATGAATTCAGCGTCTTCTGATGATAAACTCACATTGTGATTCATGCAATCATCAATATTGATTTCTGAATAGAGATATTTTGTAGAATTAAATCGATTGTAGATTTCTCGATTTACCGGACCATGAATCCATGCTTCAAACTCGCCGTCAAACATAGGTTTTTTATTGATACCATAAGACCATGCTTGAACATAATACAATAACTTCTGCAACTTTAAATTTATTAAAGACGCAAATCTATCTTCCGATTTTACTCGTAAGATAATGTAGTCTGTTATATCGTGTATTGAGTTCATCTGAATTATGACTATATCAATTTCAATGCAAAGTTAATATCTTTTTCTAATATAACAAAATAATGAATTGAATTGATGTGATTTATTCTAATGAATTTGTTTTTTATCTCCTCATACGATCCAACTCATCATCGCGCAGCATCCTCTCGTTCAATTTCTCCTGCATTCTGTCAAGGAAGTAGGTGCGGCTTTCGTTCTTCCGGCGTTTGATATCGGTGTAGAAACGGTAGCAGTCCTTCGACTCAACCCCGAATATCTTGTAAAGGAGCGGGGCAAGCTGTTTGAGCGGCATGTTGCCGTTGTTGATGCAGCCCATCTCGTCGATGCCGTAGATAAGTTCCACGAGGTCGATGGCATTGCCCGTCCATTGCAGGAGGCTGGTGGCGGTTTCTGTTGTGTTGTTGGCGGATATCAGTGGCGGCACTTGGGGCGTGGCAAGGAATTTCTGCATCTTTCTTACGAAAGACAGAGCCTTGCTGACGTAGGCGGCAATCTCTCTTTTTTCTTCTGACAGATTACGTACGGGATGGTGCTGCAACTCGATTTCGATGTAGGCAAGCGCGATGACGGTAAGGTTCATGTCCATGCCGCCGTTGCACAGTTCGATCACTTGGGTGGCGAAAGCCGTGTATGCCGTTTCCATATTGCAGTCGCCGGCTTCGTTTATCAGGCGGAAAAAATCGGTTTCCGCCAGCAAGAAATAATTCATGGTTCTGTCAATTTTGAAAATTACACTTTGTTTTCTGCGTGCGCACATGAATATAATTGGCAAAAAACGCGGCAGAAAATAAAAAATCCAACACTCAATTTTACAAAGTGCTGGATTTCAGAGGTGTAAAATTCAGTATTTTTTCACAAGGACAAATAATCTCCGACTTAAATTGTTTGTAATCAGAACATTTATTCTATTCCTGAAAATAGAAATGTATGCTTGCCGCACATTTTGGCTATCTTGCTTTTTTATCAAGGATATAGATAATGCGACATACACCGTTGGGATAGCTTTTCAAAGAGGAAAGCGTCCAGTGTTGCTCTGGCAGAGCCGACTTAAAAAAATGTCGTCCGCTTCCGGATATGAAAGGAACGGTGTATAGTATGATTTCATCCACAGCGTGCATCCGCAGCAGTCCGTTTATATAGTCTGCCGTGTCCGGTGTGGCTTCCGCGAGGTAACGGATGTTTGTGCAGTCTTTTCTCCATTCGTGCAGCATTGAAATGGAATAGTCCGGTGTCACACGGTAAAAGGCTTTCTTCCTGATTTCATCAAGACCGCAACGGTCAAGGCACAAATCCTGATGTGCTTTATCATATAACTCTGAAGAAAGACATCCGTCCATCGTCAGTACGGCGAGAATCTGAACTTTACCCATAATCGTTTCCTTTCGTTAGGCAAGGGTAAAAAAGTAGCGTGCA
Coding sequences within it:
- a CDS encoding DUF4133 domain-containing protein, yielding MAEYPINKGIGRPVEFKGLKAQYLFIFCGGLLALFVLFVILYMVGIDQWICIGFGAASSSLLVWQTFALNARYGEHGLMKLGAARSHPRYLINRRRITRLFKRQRKEERQ
- a CDS encoding DUF4134 domain-containing protein, translated to MNKNILKNRKAILSAALVIAATASAFAQGNGIAGINEATSMVSSYFDPGTKLIYAIGAVVGLIGGVKVYGKFSSGDPDTSKTAASWFGACIFLIVAATILRSFFL
- a CDS encoding DUF3408 domain-containing protein; this translates as MEKEMTPNEKRPQQDCGGMFTQVQASVEILSPVPVSGKCSEKDYERLFIRDPEVKAREGKMAYVRPEYHERIMRITRVIGHDRLTLSAYIDHVLTHHFNQCEDAIKSLYARNYNSVF
- a CDS encoding DUF3408 domain-containing protein — translated: MGSRKVNTEGIDEELLLASIGRRTQDGTLRPAQEVPAAAPTEEDTAAPEPSPVQPVTREKAQRESGRRKRQDEDYNELFLRRNEIKTRQCVYISRDVHGKILRIVNDIAGGEISVGGYVDTVLRQHLEQHKERINELYKKQREDLI
- a CDS encoding ParA family protein; amino-acid sequence: MINGTFKYPEIRFFGYLPKRIPEPSETRFSDNSVTYGFNDFMTQCRQSPFVRRTASPQNRIRDDPPACVVTEADGATAKSVWKQKNKSSTIKINGTMSKEIFVAFATQKGGIGKSTVTALAASYLHNVKGYNVAVVDCDDPQHSIHGLREHEMGLIDSSTYFKALACDHFRRIKKNAYTIVKSNAVNALDDAERMIATEDVKPDVVFFDMPGTLRSNGVIKTLSQMDYIFTPLSADRFVVESTLKFVTMFRDRLMTTGQAKTKGLHLFWTMVDGRERNDLYGIYEEVIAEMGFPVLSTRLPDSKKFRRDLSEERKSVFRSTIFPMDTALLKGSGIREFSEEISDIIRPQ
- the mobA gene encoding conjugal transfer protein MobA produces the protein MKEKRKSKAGRNPKLDPAVYRYTVRFNEEEHNRFLAMFGKSGVYARSVFLKAHFFGQPFKVLKVDKTLVDYYTKLSDFHAQFRAVGTNYNQVVKELRLHFSEKKAMALLYKLEQYTVELVKLSRRIVELSREMEAKWSQKSV
- the mobB gene encoding conjugal transfer protein MobB, with amino-acid sequence MVAKISVGNSLYGAIAYNGEKINEAQGRLLTTNRIYNDGSGKVDINKAMEGFLTFMPPQMKVEKPVVHISLNPHPEDVLTDAELQDIAREYLEKLGFGNQPYLVFKHEDIDRHHLHIVTVRVDENGQCISDRNNYYRSKQITRELEKKYGLHDAERRNRRLDTPLSKVDASAGEVKKQVGNTLKALNGQYRFQTMGEYRALLSIYNLTVEEARGNVRGREYHGLVYSVTDDKGDKVGNPFKSSLFRKYVGYEAVQNKFARSKLEIKDRKLADMTKRTVLSVLQGTYDKDKFVSQLKEKGIDTVLRYTEEGRIYGATFIDHRTGCVLNGSRMGKELSANTLQEHFTLPYAGQPPIPLSIPVDAVDKAHGQTAYNGADVSGGMGLLTPEGPATDAEEEAFIRAMKRKKKKKRKGLGM
- the mobC gene encoding conjugal transfer protein MobC; translation: MSQQEDDLRALAKIMDFLRAVSIILVVMNVYWFCYEAIRLWGVNIGVVDKILMNFDRTAGLFRSILYTKLFAVLLLALSCLGTKGVKGEKITWRKIWTTLAAGFVLFFLNWWILALPLPVEAVTGLYILTIGTGYVCLLMGGLWMSRLLKHNLMEDVFNNENESFMQETRLIESEYSVNLPTRFYYRKRWNNGWINVVNPFRASIVLGTPGSGKSYAVVNNFIKQQIEKGFSQYIYDFKYPDLSTIAYNHLMNNPEGYKVKPKFYVINFDDPRRSHRCNPIHPDFMEDITDAYESAYTIMLNLNKTWVQKQGDFFVESPIILFASIIWYLKIYQNGKYCTFPHAIEFLNRRYEDIFPILTSYPELENYLSPFMDAWLGGAAEQLMGQIASAKIPLSRMISPQLYWVMSDSEFTLDINNPEEPKILCVGNNPDRQNIYGAALGLYNSRIVKLINKKGMLKSSVIIDELPTIYFKGLDNLIATARSNKVAVCLGFQDFSQLVRDYGDKEAKVVMNTVGNIFSGQVVGETAKTLSERFGKVLQKRQSISINRQDVSTSINTQMDALIPPSKISGLTQGMFVGSVSDNFNERIEQKIFHCEIVVDAEKVKREERAYKKIPVITDFTDEDGNDRMKETVQANYRRIKEEVKQIVQEELERIAGDDNLKYLLQQK
- a CDS encoding Panacea domain-containing protein, which codes for MNSIHDITDYIILRVKSEDRFASLINLKLQKLLYYVQAWSYGINKKPMFDGEFEAWIHGPVNREIYNRFNSTKYLYSEINIDDCMNHNVSLSSEDAEFIDFILENYLKYSGAELERLSHNEMPWIKTRGDLNVNERCDKVITPELMIEYYGKKWETIKS
- a CDS encoding RteC domain-containing protein: MNYFLLAETDFFRLINEAGDCNMETAYTAFATQVIELCNGGMDMNLTVIALAYIEIELQHHPVRNLSEEKREIAAYVSKALSFVRKMQKFLATPQVPPLISANNTTETATSLLQWTGNAIDLVELIYGIDEMGCINNGNMPLKQLAPLLYKIFGVESKDCYRFYTDIKRRKNESRTYFLDRMQEKLNERMLRDDELDRMRR
- a CDS encoding dihydrofolate reductase family protein, which encodes MGKVQILAVLTMDGCLSSELYDKAHQDLCLDRCGLDEIRKKAFYRVTPDYSISMLHEWRKDCTNIRYLAEATPDTADYINGLLRMHAVDEIILYTVPFISGSGRHFFKSALPEQHWTLSSLKSYPNGVCRIIYILDKKAR